The Caldisalinibacter kiritimatiensis genome has a window encoding:
- a CDS encoding response regulator transcription factor codes for MSSRILIVDDEALLVKGLKYSLEQDDYEVDAAYDGKEALEKAQKQRYDLIILDLMLPGMDGLEVCQKIREKSQVPIIMLTAKGEDINKILGLEYGADDYLTKPFNILELKARIKAILRRVSAQDTKVGEQVIKVDDFTINTLGRKVTVGGKEINLTAKEFDLLLLLATNPGKVFTREELLEIIWGYEYFGDLRTVDVHIRRLREKIEKDSNNYEYILTKWGVGYYFRSTPK; via the coding sequence ATGAGTAGTAGAATCTTAATAGTTGATGACGAGGCTCTATTGGTTAAAGGATTAAAATATAGTTTAGAGCAAGATGACTATGAAGTAGATGCAGCTTATGATGGAAAGGAAGCATTAGAAAAGGCCCAAAAGCAAAGATATGATCTTATAATATTAGATTTGATGTTGCCAGGTATGGATGGATTAGAAGTTTGTCAGAAAATAAGAGAGAAGTCTCAAGTTCCTATTATTATGCTAACTGCAAAAGGTGAAGATATAAATAAGATATTGGGTCTAGAATATGGAGCCGATGACTATTTAACAAAACCGTTTAATATTCTAGAATTAAAGGCAAGGATAAAAGCTATATTAAGAAGGGTAAGTGCACAAGATACTAAGGTAGGAGAACAAGTAATCAAAGTAGATGATTTTACTATAAATACTTTGGGAAGAAAGGTAACTGTTGGAGGAAAGGAAATAAATCTGACTGCAAAAGAATTTGATTTATTACTTTTGTTAGCAACTAATCCGGGAAAAGTATTTACAAGAGAAGAACTACTAGAAATAATTTGGGGATATGAATATTTTGGAGACTTAAGAACAGTTGATGTTCATATTAGAAGGCTGAGAGAAAAAATAGAAAAAGATTCAAATAACTACGAATACATATTAACAAAGTGGGGAGTTGGTTATTATTTTAGGAGCACTCCTAAATAG
- a CDS encoding HAMP domain-containing sensor histidine kinase, with protein MVIITLLTINVFVSRTLLNIYIQERKSELFTSANIISKRANYYLRIDPSFNLGKFLNTTIKSYSEDINSRILILDDDSIVKSDSNDKFTDKILRHVEITNALKGISHSSIHNFEELGYVLYIAVPIKYEGKVIGATFISSSLNDIYDTVGEITDKLRIISMASIFLIAILSFAFANFLSKPIEEFTRAIKKMAKGKLGCKVEIKTNDEFKHLANAFNIMSTKLNEVDIQRKDFVANVSHELRTPLSSIKLLSESLLHQQEEDVNIYREFLKDIDSEIDRLNKIIDDLLVLVDLDKEKLSLNYQTTYINFLLEKIISRLLPLAEKKHIDLKVDFKEKLQIKVDKDKIQQAIINIVHNAIKYTPEGGVVEVSLYSEGEYIVVKVKDNGVGIPKESLPHIFDRFYRVDKARARSTGGTGLGLSIAYQIITLHQGTIEVESEVNKGSTFYIKIPYSSGLGS; from the coding sequence TTGGTAATAATCACTTTACTAACAATTAATGTATTTGTAAGTAGAACTTTATTAAATATATATATTCAAGAAAGAAAATCTGAGCTTTTTACAAGTGCCAACATAATATCAAAAAGAGCTAATTATTATTTGAGAATAGACCCATCTTTTAATTTAGGTAAATTTCTAAATACAACAATTAAATCTTATAGTGAAGATATAAATTCTAGAATATTAATATTAGACGATGATAGCATAGTAAAAAGCGACTCAAACGATAAATTTACAGATAAAATTTTAAGACATGTAGAAATAACTAATGCTTTAAAGGGAATAAGTCACTCATCTATTCATAATTTTGAAGAATTAGGTTATGTATTATATATAGCAGTGCCTATTAAATACGAAGGTAAAGTAATAGGAGCTACCTTTATATCATCATCTTTAAATGATATATATGATACTGTTGGTGAAATAACGGACAAACTGAGAATAATATCTATGGCTAGTATTTTTTTAATAGCTATTTTAAGTTTTGCATTTGCAAATTTTTTGTCTAAACCTATAGAGGAATTTACAAGAGCTATTAAAAAAATGGCTAAAGGTAAATTGGGATGCAAAGTAGAAATCAAAACTAATGATGAATTTAAACATTTAGCTAATGCATTTAATATAATGAGTACAAAGTTAAATGAAGTAGACATACAGAGAAAAGATTTTGTTGCTAATGTATCCCATGAATTGCGCACGCCATTAAGTTCAATTAAATTATTATCTGAATCTCTGTTACATCAACAAGAGGAAGATGTCAATATATACAGAGAATTTTTAAAAGATATAGACTCTGAGATAGATAGGCTTAACAAAATTATTGATGATTTACTTGTTTTAGTTGATTTAGATAAAGAAAAACTTAGTCTAAATTATCAGACTACTTATATTAATTTTTTACTAGAAAAAATAATATCTAGACTATTACCTTTAGCAGAGAAAAAGCATATAGACCTTAAAGTAGACTTTAAAGAAAAGTTACAAATTAAGGTAGATAAAGATAAAATACAACAGGCTATAATAAATATTGTTCATAATGCAATAAAGTACACACCAGAAGGTGGAGTAGTAGAGGTAAGCTTATATTCGGAGGGAGAATATATAGTTGTAAAAGTTAAAGATAATGGAGTAGGAATACCTAAGGAAAGTTTACCACACATATTCGATAGATTCTATAGAGTAGATAAAGCAAGAGCTAGAAGTACAGGAGGTACTGGGTTAGGTTTATCAATTGCATACCAAATAATCACACTACATCAGGGAACAATAGAAGTTGAAAGTGAAGTGAATAAAGGAAGTACATTTTATATAAAAATACCTTATAGTTCAGGATTAGGAAGTTAA